A region of uncultured Desulfobacter sp. DNA encodes the following proteins:
- a CDS encoding MerR family transcriptional regulator, whose product MTRSKLLTIQDLIDELAMGKATLKFVLHRFSPWLAPNTQMINQETYYTEQAVASLLKIRKFLDSGLLPEQIEELLAQQAQWLKDTAPVQHHTANPGTPTQDTQLDAQSASMFKDMLEIFMEKQERIAMAQEALSRVEERKADAMEKRAAAEEKKAAAMTTIALALQQMNERHGLAAPNAMEIAGKAVEILAVEETCDLDESLLDTDFNSDQETLDSEHLFQNQSHGSLGDIKEQDMDDLSLLVNDNALTRQELDDLSALIDSVSSPAQDLDDLASLLDDPEPVPAQTDGPADHADNMDDLSKLIGSDPESLDYESLDNVDHAAKPEDDLDDLSLLVGTDTQEDIDDLSKLVNLGDHEDIDDLSKLIDQPRDHDAADLDDLYALIEQPIKSEPTMDDLSLLVGDGRGDDEQIDEQVELDDLSSLVSDTANSSPSPSKPEVAPVEDHGMDNLSALLTDTQDSADHKIAAHVEADTDIKEKFDEKGDGEPASIKPDISPDQDMGQYKAAVMQIIIDLKGRGLTAQQTTDRLNRDGVATLSGKPAWGLKAIEKIYGFIESAK is encoded by the coding sequence ATGACCCGTTCTAAGTTGCTGACCATCCAAGATTTAATAGATGAGCTGGCTATGGGTAAGGCCACGTTAAAGTTCGTTTTGCATCGGTTCAGCCCTTGGCTTGCCCCGAACACGCAAATGATCAACCAAGAAACATATTATACGGAACAAGCCGTTGCCTCCCTTCTAAAAATCAGAAAATTTCTGGATTCCGGTTTGCTTCCCGAACAGATCGAAGAATTACTTGCACAGCAGGCACAATGGCTTAAAGATACGGCTCCGGTGCAACATCATACCGCAAATCCCGGGACACCTACCCAGGACACACAATTGGACGCGCAATCAGCGTCGATGTTCAAGGATATGCTTGAAATTTTCATGGAAAAACAAGAGCGTATTGCCATGGCCCAGGAGGCACTTTCCCGGGTGGAAGAAAGAAAAGCCGATGCCATGGAAAAACGGGCGGCGGCCGAAGAGAAAAAAGCGGCGGCCATGACCACCATTGCCCTGGCATTACAGCAGATGAATGAACGGCATGGCCTTGCCGCCCCCAATGCCATGGAAATAGCCGGCAAGGCTGTTGAGATTCTCGCCGTGGAAGAGACATGCGACCTTGACGAAAGCCTTCTGGATACAGACTTCAATTCTGATCAGGAGACTTTGGATAGCGAACATCTCTTTCAGAACCAGAGCCATGGAAGTCTTGGGGACATTAAAGAACAGGACATGGATGACCTGTCATTGCTGGTCAATGATAATGCCCTGACACGCCAAGAGCTTGACGATTTATCCGCATTGATTGACTCGGTATCCAGTCCGGCCCAGGATCTTGACGATCTGGCAAGCCTGCTGGATGACCCAGAGCCTGTACCGGCACAAACTGACGGCCCGGCAGATCATGCAGATAATATGGATGACCTGTCAAAATTAATTGGCAGTGATCCAGAATCGTTGGACTATGAGTCGTTGGATAATGTTGACCATGCAGCTAAGCCTGAAGATGACCTTGATGACCTGTCTTTACTTGTAGGCACAGATACCCAGGAGGATATTGATGATCTGTCCAAGCTTGTGAATCTGGGAGACCATGAAGATATTGATGATTTGTCCAAACTTATTGATCAACCCCGAGATCACGATGCAGCTGATTTAGATGATCTATACGCCCTGATTGAACAACCGATTAAATCCGAACCCACCATGGACGATTTATCCCTGCTTGTTGGCGATGGCAGGGGAGATGACGAACAGATAGACGAACAGGTAGAGCTTGATGATCTGTCATCCCTGGTATCGGACACGGCAAATTCCAGCCCCTCCCCTTCGAAACCTGAAGTTGCGCCAGTTGAAGATCACGGGATGGATAATCTGAGCGCTCTGTTAACTGACACACAGGACAGTGCTGATCATAAAATCGCTGCCCATGTCGAAGCAGATACCGACATCAAGGAAAAGTTCGACGAGAAAGGAGATGGGGAACCCGCCTCGATAAAACCGGATATTTCGCCGGATCAGGATATGGGTCAATACAAGGCTGCTGTCATGCAAATTATTATTGATTTAAAGGGCCGGGGACTTACTGCCCAGCAGACAACGGATCGACTCAATCGCGACGGTGTCGCCACGCTGTCCGGGAAACCGGCCTGGGGATTAAAAGCCATAGAAAAAATCTACGGTTTTATTGAGTCTGCCAAATAG